DNA from Coleofasciculus sp. FACHB-1120:
TTTGTAGTCCTTAAAAGGCACTGGTTGACGCTCCCAGTCCAGCCCCTGGCTCTTAGAGGCGAGGGTTTGGGGATCGTATTTAGTCCGCTCGTGATAGTGCTGAGCAATTGATACTCGCAATTCTGGCATACAGCTGTCTAGCAACGCTTCCGCTTCGCCTTCCATCTTGCCATCCCCAGCAGCAAACGTGTCGTGCCGTTAGGTACAAATAAATCTGTGTCGTTCTGGATTCATTCTGTTTTAACGGTTTTTCGGGGCGAATCGGGGCAAACCGCGATTCGTAAAATTAAGGTTGACCAACCCGTAGATTAACCGGCGTGCGGGGGTTCGGACGGTTGAGGAGATGATTGCGATCGCTGCTGCTTGAAGCGGTGATAGCCAAGGGGAACCGCCACTAACAGCAGCAAAAACGGGCTAAAGACTGCTAACCAAATCGCCAACCGGATCAAGCTGGTGGTGAGTTCGCCCAAGGAGTGCGTTGCTTGGTTCCAGGTTTCCCGAACATCTGAACCCAAAGGTCGCGCTGGGGGAATACCTGCGATCGCTTCTTCCAAAGTTAGGGTAATGGTAGAGTAGGCGACTCGACTGCGTAAGCTTTTCAGTTGTGCATCCAGCTGTTCGATATTTTGCCGCACGTTGCTGAGTTCGTTGGCAACTTTCAGGACATCCCCCACTGAGCCGGAGCGTTCCATAATTTTGAGTAAGGTGCTTTCCTGTTTCCGCAGGTTCCGCAGTCGGGCTTCGTTATCCACGAGTTGATCGGTAACATCTTCAGCGGTGAGGGTGCGGCGCTGTACGGTTCCCAGTTTTGCTAAGAAATCGAGACTGGTTTCGAGCTGCTCTTGCGGAACCCGAATTTGCATAGATGCAGTGTGACGGGCGTTATCGTCTTTGGGTTTTTGCTCTTGGAATTTTAGTAAGTCGCCCTGCTGTTGTTTAACAATTTTGGAGGCGATTTCAGTGCTTTTTTCTATGGAGTTGACACTCACCGATAGTTCGGCGTTTTTGATCAATTGGGGGCGCTGTCTCGGCACCTGAGCTTTCGCCACAGCACGGCTTGCTGTGTCTTGGGAGCGAGCGGCTCCGGCTTCGGCTGCTGGATTTGCCATTGGCGCTGAATTTGGGGCGGTGGGAGCGAGTTGAGCGAATTGTGTCTTTTGTTCCAAAGAAGAGGCACAACTGGTTAAAACGATGCCTCCCAGCAAGGCACTTAAGAATAAAGAAGGTTTCAGCGTTGGATGAAGTGAGCCGTTCATGGCATAACCCCCAATTTAGTTATTGCCAGTATGCCTTACTGAAAAAAGGGGCACGCTGATTGTTGCGGTTTATGCAACACAGGGCGTTGTGGCGATAGCGGTTCTGACTTTAGTGCAATATATTCGGAACCTCACCCCCAGCCCCTCTCCGTGAACGGAGAGGGGGGAATATGGAGGTGAGTGAAAACCGCGATATAGTTTCTCGCGCCTGCAAGAGCGATCGCATCTAACGGCTTCCCTAAGCTAGATACGTGCTTTGTTAATTTACTTCACACTAGATCGAGAATTCGAGGAAAAAAGGACTGTTTTTCGTGATTGCTAACCTAGTTGAAAATGGTTGGGAAGTTATTTATCATCGCGCCCATGCCTTGCTAGCTGCTCAAATAGCGGGTCACTGGCACCAGAAAGATCGCCCAGAACGCTTGATCGAGACGGTGGCGGCAATTTCCCATCACGACGACTTAGAACGCGAGTGGGAAGGAAATCACCTCACCGAAGCGGGGGCACCCTTGGACTTTACCCTCGACAAGAAAACGGATCTCAAAAAGCTGGCTACACTGACGCAGAATTCCCGCTACCGAGGACGTTGGGTAGCTTTGTTGATTTCGATGCATACCAGCTTTCTCAATGAAGGGAAACGGGGAGAGTCGCCGGAATTGGACAAATTTCTGGATGAGCAAAAAGAGCATCAAAAGCAATGGATTAAGGGGTTGAAGATTACCCAAAAAGAAGCTGATAAAGCTTATGCATTTATGCAATGGTGCGATCGCTTCTCACTCATCCTCTGCAACCACGAGTTACCTGCGGGTGAGCGGGCTTTGGAAATTAGCAAGGGGCCAGACGGAAAGCGCTATGATGTGGTGCAGCGTAGCGATGGGAATCTCACCGTGCAACCTTGGCCTTTTGCAGAAGAAAAGTTTACGGTGAATGTGGAAGCGTGCTACCTCAAACAAGTGAAATTCGACTCAAATGAGGAACTCACGCAAGCACTTCAAGAAGCACCGATTGACCTTTTAGAGTGGACGTTAGTGAAGTCTTGACCGATGGATAATGGGTAATCGGTCATGAGTCAGTCGCAACAAACCAAAGACTCACGACTCCTAACCATTACCCATTACCAATTTTTTAATCGTAGGGCGATCTTGACTTAGTTTGATAGAATTAAGAGTTTGCACTACTCAAGATGCTTGCTCCAAGGAGTTGCCCCTATGGCCCGGATGTATTATGACAACGATGCTAACTTAGATTTATTAAGCGGAAAAACCATTGCTATCATCGGCTATGGCTCTCAAGGTCACGCCCACGCCCTCAATCTCAAAGATAGTGGCATGAACGTCATTGTCGGGCTGTATCCGGGTAGTAAGTCGGCTCAAAAAGCGAAAGAAGCTGGTTTAGCGGTTCACACGGTTGCTGACGCTGCCAAAGCGGCTGATTTCATTATGATTTTGCTACCTGATGAGGCACAAAGAACAGTTTATACCGATGAAATTGCGCCTCATTTAACCGAAGGAAAAGTATTAGCCTTTGCCCACGGCTTCAATATTCACTTTGGTCAGGTTGTCCCGCCTGAGAATGTAGATGTGGTGATGGTAGCACCGAAGGGGCCAGGACATTTGGTGCGACGCACTTACGAACAGGGTGAAGGCGTGCCTTGTTTATTTGCAGTGTATCAAGATGCCACTGGACAAGCACGCGATCGCGCGATGGCTTACGCGAAAGGTGTCGGCGGGACTCGTGCCGGAATCTTAGAAACCACTTTCCGGGAAGAAACTGAAACCGATTTATTTGGCGAACAAGTTGTGCTTTGCGGTGGCTTAAGTGCGCTGATTAAAGCGGGTTTTGAAACGCTTGTTGCTGCTGGCTATCAGCCGGAATTGGCTTATTTTGAATGTCTCCATGAAGTCAAACTGATTGTTGACTTGGTTGTGGAAGGCGGTTTAGCCAAAATGCGCGACAGTATCTCTAATACTGCTGAGTATGGCGATTTGACCCGTGGCCCTCGGATTGTTACCGACCAAACCCGCACTGAGATGCGGAAAATTCTTCAAGAAATTCAATCGGGTCAATTTGCTCGTGAATTTGTATTAGAAAATCAATCTGGAAAAGCCGGATTTACAGCGATGCGGCGTCAGGAAGCCGAACATCCTATTGAGGACGTTGGCAAAGATTTACGGGCAATGTTTAGCTGGTTGAAGAAAGTTTAAGCAGTTAGACCGGAAAATAACCCTGAATGAA
Protein-coding regions in this window:
- a CDS encoding DUF4349 domain-containing protein; the protein is MNGSLHPTLKPSLFLSALLGGIVLTSCASSLEQKTQFAQLAPTAPNSAPMANPAAEAGAARSQDTASRAVAKAQVPRQRPQLIKNAELSVSVNSIEKSTEIASKIVKQQQGDLLKFQEQKPKDDNARHTASMQIRVPQEQLETSLDFLAKLGTVQRRTLTAEDVTDQLVDNEARLRNLRKQESTLLKIMERSGSVGDVLKVANELSNVRQNIEQLDAQLKSLRSRVAYSTITLTLEEAIAGIPPARPLGSDVRETWNQATHSLGELTTSLIRLAIWLAVFSPFLLLLVAVPLGYHRFKQQRSQSSPQPSEPPHAG
- the ilvC gene encoding ketol-acid reductoisomerase, coding for MARMYYDNDANLDLLSGKTIAIIGYGSQGHAHALNLKDSGMNVIVGLYPGSKSAQKAKEAGLAVHTVADAAKAADFIMILLPDEAQRTVYTDEIAPHLTEGKVLAFAHGFNIHFGQVVPPENVDVVMVAPKGPGHLVRRTYEQGEGVPCLFAVYQDATGQARDRAMAYAKGVGGTRAGILETTFREETETDLFGEQVVLCGGLSALIKAGFETLVAAGYQPELAYFECLHEVKLIVDLVVEGGLAKMRDSISNTAEYGDLTRGPRIVTDQTRTEMRKILQEIQSGQFAREFVLENQSGKAGFTAMRRQEAEHPIEDVGKDLRAMFSWLKKV
- a CDS encoding DUF3891 family protein is translated as MIANLVENGWEVIYHRAHALLAAQIAGHWHQKDRPERLIETVAAISHHDDLEREWEGNHLTEAGAPLDFTLDKKTDLKKLATLTQNSRYRGRWVALLISMHTSFLNEGKRGESPELDKFLDEQKEHQKQWIKGLKITQKEADKAYAFMQWCDRFSLILCNHELPAGERALEISKGPDGKRYDVVQRSDGNLTVQPWPFAEEKFTVNVEACYLKQVKFDSNEELTQALQEAPIDLLEWTLVKS